One window from the genome of Paenibacillus azoreducens encodes:
- a CDS encoding GNAT family N-acetyltransferase has protein sequence MQTIQLTELNHENIEELSGYCLRSKPHADGYKNKNNWLKDQMEYGLKYIKLLENGKQAGFIEYTASETSSRVIYADNYLIIHCLWVNIAGKGYGTALLNKCIEDARKQNKYGVAVVTNQGTSWLPSKDIFLKNGFSTIQEAPHGFELLVHKLEAAAPSPFFPNDWEERLKASNELTILRTNQCPFVDIATENVLEGAKELGLDVKIMDLKSKEELMELSPTPYGIFGVIYKRQLVTFHRLTVHSVIKRLKAIMKENL, from the coding sequence ATGCAAACCATTCAATTGACTGAGCTGAATCATGAAAATATTGAAGAACTTAGCGGATATTGCTTAAGGAGTAAACCTCATGCAGATGGATATAAAAATAAAAACAATTGGTTAAAAGACCAGATGGAATACGGATTAAAATATATAAAACTTTTGGAGAATGGAAAGCAAGCCGGATTCATAGAGTATACAGCCTCAGAAACTTCATCCAGAGTGATTTATGCAGACAATTACCTGATCATCCATTGTTTATGGGTAAATATTGCCGGAAAGGGTTATGGAACGGCACTTCTAAATAAATGCATTGAAGATGCAAGAAAGCAAAATAAATATGGTGTTGCGGTAGTTACTAATCAAGGTACATCCTGGCTCCCAAGCAAAGATATTTTTTTGAAAAATGGTTTTTCTACCATTCAAGAAGCTCCGCATGGATTTGAGCTGTTAGTACATAAATTGGAGGCTGCTGCTCCGTCTCCTTTTTTTCCAAATGATTGGGAGGAAAGATTGAAAGCATCCAATGAACTAACAATATTACGCACGAACCAGTGCCCATTCGTGGACATAGCGACAGAGAATGTTTTGGAAGGTGCCAAGGAACTAGGTCTTGATGTTAAAATCATGGATCTGAAAAGCAAAGAAGAATTAATGGAATTATCCCCGACTCCGTATGGAATTTTTGGGGTTATTTATAAACGGCAGCTGGTTACTTTTCATAGACTTACGGTTCACTCGGTAATCAAACGGCTTAAGGCGATTATGAAGGAAAATTTATAA
- a CDS encoding tetratricopeptide repeat protein, with translation MNELAKAIKLRETGKLEEAQTLLLALTEQDPQNPSVWYQCAWVHDAMGQESEAIPFYKKSLELGLQGEERQGALLGLGSTYRTLGMYIESKEILEEAMNESPEKREYQVLLAMAQYNLKEYNNAMEILLRLLAETSNDTGIQSYKKAIEFYSDKLDQIWD, from the coding sequence ATGAACGAATTAGCCAAGGCCATTAAACTTAGAGAAACCGGAAAACTTGAAGAAGCCCAGACATTGCTGCTGGCTTTGACTGAACAGGATCCTCAAAATCCATCCGTTTGGTACCAATGTGCATGGGTGCATGACGCTATGGGACAAGAAAGCGAAGCGATCCCTTTTTACAAAAAATCATTGGAATTAGGGCTGCAAGGAGAAGAAAGACAAGGCGCATTATTAGGGCTGGGAAGCACTTATCGCACTTTAGGCATGTACATAGAATCCAAGGAAATATTAGAAGAGGCAATGAATGAATCTCCGGAAAAAAGAGAATATCAAGTCTTATTGGCAATGGCCCAATATAACCTTAAAGAATACAACAATGCTATGGAAATTTTATTAAGGCTGCTAGCTGAAACAAGCAATGATACAGGGATTCAGTCATATAAGAAAGCTATCGAATTTTACTCAGACAAATTAGATCAAATATGGGATTAG
- a CDS encoding phosphoglycerate mutase family protein: MEFIFIRHGHGEHLLDYPNQLNTSHPGLTEYGKMQVHQLREQITFSADDLILVSPTKRTIETAMMLTDNINFIITPLVGPRMFPQSAGAPFLNCDQIYSKVEIKDLYGNVMILDLNLNCWENGINKIDQDIFEEYARQLIDWIEDKYKRIFVISHDGTITNYRIILGEEGLSRNDFLGEGGVYRMNLCNK; this comes from the coding sequence ATGGAATTCATATTTATTCGGCATGGGCATGGAGAACATCTCCTCGACTATCCAAATCAGTTAAATACTTCGCATCCTGGACTTACAGAATACGGTAAAATGCAGGTCCATCAACTACGTGAACAAATAACATTTAGTGCTGACGACTTGATTCTTGTAAGTCCAACAAAGAGAACAATAGAAACTGCAATGATGCTTACGGATAATATCAACTTCATAATTACTCCGCTTGTTGGTCCAAGAATGTTCCCTCAGTCTGCTGGGGCTCCCTTTTTAAATTGTGATCAAATCTATTCAAAAGTTGAGATCAAGGATTTGTATGGGAACGTAATGATTCTTGATCTAAATTTGAATTGCTGGGAAAACGGAATTAATAAAATTGATCAAGATATATTTGAGGAGTATGCAAGGCAACTTATAGATTGGATCGAAGATAAATACAAAAGAATTTTTGTTATTTCTCATGATGGAACAATAACAAATTATCGAATAATACTTGGAGAAGAAGGATTGTCGAGAAACGATTTTCTTGGTGAAGGAGGAGTATATAGGATGAATTTGTGCAACAAGTAA
- a CDS encoding alpha/beta hydrolase codes for MKNCKFDFPVLERVYKKTHRDLYLYVFDRDAEAKHRPALLFFNGGSFKKNPITPIQFQHQANYFSGKGIVSICVDYRNGSDNDFTPIQAICDVKSSIRWVKDHYLELGIDPNRIIVCGASAGGYITISAFMFPEIEDEVNATNDYNVSELIIFAAGMDAIDIMTRLYPKLVQMSATISPKHNIKHCLPPTLWMCGTEDELYEQNKDFIKQMQEVGNEIRFLIYENMEHGFFNYGRHENTYFEKTKNDIEEYLKEKNYMETT; via the coding sequence ATGAAAAATTGTAAATTTGATTTTCCAGTCTTGGAAAGAGTCTATAAGAAGACACATAGGGATTTATATTTATATGTTTTTGATCGAGATGCAGAAGCGAAGCATCGACCAGCTTTATTATTTTTTAATGGTGGGAGTTTTAAAAAAAATCCGATAACCCCGATTCAATTTCAACATCAAGCCAATTACTTTTCGGGCAAAGGAATTGTAAGCATTTGTGTTGATTATCGGAATGGATCTGATAATGATTTTACACCGATACAAGCAATATGCGATGTTAAGTCAAGTATACGTTGGGTAAAGGATCATTATCTTGAATTGGGGATAGATCCTAATCGAATTATTGTTTGCGGTGCATCGGCTGGAGGATATATTACCATATCTGCATTCATGTTCCCTGAGATTGAAGATGAGGTAAATGCAACAAATGACTATAACGTGAGTGAACTTATTATTTTTGCAGCGGGAATGGATGCAATTGATATTATGACTAGACTTTATCCTAAATTAGTACAGATGTCAGCAACGATCTCACCTAAACATAATATCAAACATTGTTTGCCACCCACGCTTTGGATGTGTGGGACAGAAGATGAGCTGTACGAACAGAATAAAGATTTTATTAAACAAATGCAGGAAGTTGGGAATGAAATTCGATTTCTGATTTATGAAAATATGGAACATGGTTTTTTTAATTATGGAAGGCATGAAAACACATATTTTGAGAAAACCAAAAATGATATTGAGGAATATTTAAAAGAGAAGAATTATATGGAAACAACATAG
- a CDS encoding class I SAM-dependent methyltransferase: MATHEQIYLNQADAYEFMISKQPDLSEFIGEIRPLHGLDILDLGAGSGRLSVFLAKEAKSLVCTDISSSMLALLNNKLMGQGIARNWKTVIADHKQLPISDEAFDLVVSGWSISYLTNSGNMNWEENLEIIISEMNRVLKPAGTIVIIETLGTGTESPNPPEFLTDYYKALQEKYGFNKKWIRTDYKFNSVEEARENTAFFFGDDIAEKISVNQWSTVPECAGIWWKHL; this comes from the coding sequence TTGGCTACTCATGAGCAGATTTATTTAAATCAAGCAGACGCATACGAATTTATGATCAGTAAACAACCAGATTTATCTGAATTTATTGGTGAAATAAGGCCACTTCACGGCTTGGATATTCTGGATTTGGGGGCAGGATCAGGGAGATTGTCAGTTTTTCTTGCCAAGGAAGCAAAATCATTGGTTTGCACCGATATTTCTTCTTCTATGCTTGCTCTATTAAATAATAAGTTAATGGGACAAGGAATAGCCCGTAATTGGAAGACTGTAATTGCAGATCATAAACAATTGCCAATATCAGATGAAGCATTTGATCTTGTCGTTTCCGGATGGAGTATTAGTTATCTAACTAATTCGGGCAATATGAATTGGGAAGAAAATTTAGAAATTATTATTTCTGAAATGAACCGGGTTTTAAAGCCGGCTGGTACGATTGTGATTATTGAGACCCTAGGCACTGGTACCGAATCACCCAATCCGCCTGAGTTTCTAACCGACTATTATAAAGCACTTCAAGAGAAATATGGATTTAATAAGAAATGGATACGAACAGACTATAAATTCAATAGTGTGGAAGAGGCGAGGGAAAACACCGCTTTTTTCTTTGGAGATGATATTGCAGAGAAGATCTCGGTTAATCAATGGTCGACTGTTCCAGAGTGTGCAGGTATATGGTGGAAACATCTATAA
- a CDS encoding DL-endopeptidase inhibitor IseA family protein: MILITLFQTLLTGNNSEVVVNELTKEEAVRLAIEGENQLSSIVVFGRLDPTKEIHDQCGGINSNDHYYSYICDATTSTDITNKLKPYFTQRYMDEMIEQFNIHNDQEGVLVELFDGGYNSKSEDSIQDVTIQQNGSTAKVKIQFHYELDGVIIDGSPILDFEHTSQGWRVASNGLIFW; encoded by the coding sequence ATGATTCTAATAACGTTATTTCAAACATTATTGACAGGGAACAATTCTGAAGTTGTTGTAAATGAATTAACGAAGGAAGAAGCTGTTAGACTAGCTATTGAAGGTGAGAACCAATTATCTTCTATTGTAGTTTTCGGTCGATTGGATCCCACAAAAGAGATTCATGATCAATGCGGAGGGATTAATTCAAATGATCATTATTACTCTTATATTTGTGATGCAACAACAAGCACTGATATAACAAATAAACTTAAACCATATTTCACTCAGCGATATATGGACGAAATGATAGAACAATTTAATATACATAATGATCAAGAAGGTGTCCTTGTCGAGTTGTTTGATGGAGGATACAATTCAAAATCAGAAGATTCCATTCAAGATGTAACAATTCAACAGAATGGAAGTACGGCAAAGGTCAAGATCCAATTTCATTATGAACTTGATGGTGTCATTATAGACGGATCCCCGATTCTTGATTTTGAACATACAAGTCAAGGATGGCGAGTTGCATCAAATGGATTAATATTTTGGTAA
- a CDS encoding O-methyltransferase — translation MAEKYSSNSYIPNLVILCKKLAEENNFINSCTDHFGKLLCTLVGQITHGNILEIGTGYGVGTAWIISALSSEVDLYSIDISNEQIDNVRGVIDQSNVHFICDDWKAVLDKGPFKLVFVDVKSAKQEEAELLYNLIESRGLLLIDDLTPEEYWPDEWKGRPDPVRDYWLNHPKMFANEILLTQREACIIATKIE, via the coding sequence ATGGCAGAAAAATATAGCTCAAACTCATACATTCCTAATCTGGTCATCTTATGTAAGAAATTAGCTGAAGAGAATAATTTTATTAATTCTTGTACAGATCATTTTGGAAAACTTTTATGTACATTAGTTGGTCAAATTACTCATGGCAATATATTGGAGATTGGAACAGGTTATGGAGTGGGTACAGCTTGGATAATTTCAGCCTTATCATCTGAGGTGGATTTATATTCAATTGATATAAGTAATGAGCAAATTGACAATGTAAGAGGTGTGATAGACCAATCAAACGTACACTTCATATGTGATGATTGGAAGGCTGTCCTCGATAAGGGACCTTTTAAACTTGTTTTCGTTGATGTAAAGAGTGCAAAACAAGAAGAAGCAGAATTACTATATAACCTTATCGAATCAAGAGGGCTCTTACTCATTGATGACTTAACACCAGAAGAATATTGGCCAGATGAATGGAAGGGAAGGCCAGATCCAGTAAGAGATTATTGGTTGAACCATCCCAAGATGTTTGCTAATGAAATATTATTAACTCAAAGAGAAGCATGTATTATAGCAACAAAGATAGAATAA
- a CDS encoding alanyl-tRNA editing protein translates to MTKKLYYESAYIREWETRITRKLEREDGTYLVMEETAFYPHGGGQPCDLGWIDKIPVLDVVQEEGEILHKVERSPEKEEVGCRLDWGRRFDHMQHHSGQHLLSAMCLEACRAETLSFHLGQDYATIDIARSDLPQDELMMLELEVNDQIYLNRKVTNYFVSREQAAVLPLVKQPKVTEDIRIVEIEGIEYNACGGTHVSATGEIGMIKLLRAEKQKGHTRIYFKCGYRALKEFNTGMDILGSLSARFNTAKEEIMDRIAKWDQEQKQLQAELNAVKAENDAYLVEKLLADRQGSLIKHSFADKPLKDMQNLAVKLTDKADVIVLFASNADNKVLLARGEESELACGAFFKQHLADYRGKGGGSDKLAQAGFANGEDAMAFYHFTAQSLKPYEME, encoded by the coding sequence ATGACGAAGAAATTATATTACGAATCCGCTTATATCCGGGAGTGGGAGACACGAATCACACGCAAACTGGAGCGGGAGGACGGAACATATCTGGTAATGGAGGAGACAGCCTTTTATCCGCACGGCGGAGGGCAGCCCTGTGATCTGGGGTGGATCGATAAAATTCCCGTTCTCGATGTCGTTCAGGAAGAAGGAGAAATTCTGCATAAAGTCGAGCGTTCTCCTGAGAAGGAAGAGGTTGGCTGCCGTTTGGATTGGGGTAGGAGGTTCGACCATATGCAGCATCATAGCGGCCAACATCTGCTGTCAGCCATGTGTCTGGAGGCATGCCGGGCGGAAACGCTCAGCTTCCACCTGGGTCAGGATTATGCCACCATTGATATCGCACGATCTGATCTGCCTCAGGACGAGCTGATGATGTTGGAGCTGGAAGTAAATGATCAGATTTACCTTAACCGAAAGGTAACGAATTACTTTGTGAGCCGGGAGCAGGCTGCCGTCCTGCCGCTGGTGAAGCAGCCGAAGGTAACCGAAGATATCCGGATCGTTGAAATCGAAGGTATCGAATACAACGCCTGCGGCGGCACACATGTCTCCGCAACGGGTGAGATCGGAATGATCAAACTGTTGAGGGCAGAGAAGCAGAAGGGACATACGCGTATTTATTTTAAATGCGGCTATCGTGCGTTAAAAGAATTTAACACTGGAATGGACATTCTCGGCAGCCTGTCGGCCAGGTTCAATACCGCAAAGGAAGAGATTATGGACCGGATTGCGAAATGGGATCAGGAGCAGAAACAGCTTCAGGCTGAATTGAACGCCGTGAAGGCCGAGAATGACGCGTACCTAGTTGAGAAGCTGTTGGCGGACCGTCAGGGCAGCCTGATCAAGCACTCATTTGCGGATAAGCCGCTGAAGGATATGCAGAACCTGGCAGTCAAGCTCACCGACAAAGCTGACGTTATCGTACTCTTCGCGTCCAATGCGGACAACAAAGTGCTCCTCGCCAGAGGAGAAGAGAGCGAACTTGCCTGCGGTGCTTTTTTTAAGCAGCATCTAGCCGATTATCGCGGCAAAGGCGGAGGCAGCGACAAGCTGGCACAGGCCGGTTTTGCCAATGGGGAGGATGCCATGGCGTTTTACCACTTTACGGCACAGTCATTAAAGCCGTATGAAATGGAGTAA
- a CDS encoding GNAT family N-acetyltransferase translates to MIKKRDLHECHSLYNLMMDPVVFPYVRYKCQSYEEYLFMTKQLIVEEEQGTCISRTILNEMGHPIGTIDLYNIDNQTGFLATWIGAPYFGKGYNQRAKESFFAELFLEHHIETIYLKVRKQNIRSKKAVEKLQYVKLGNDIKQQVYKSINNTQHSYDLYYVERSGFLESSEDMQHVIAT, encoded by the coding sequence ATGATAAAAAAACGTGATTTGCATGAATGCCATTCACTGTATAACTTAATGATGGATCCTGTAGTTTTTCCTTATGTCCGCTATAAATGCCAATCTTACGAAGAATATTTATTTATGACCAAGCAGCTGATCGTTGAAGAAGAACAAGGGACATGTATCTCTAGAACAATTCTTAATGAGATGGGACATCCCATCGGTACCATTGATCTATATAATATTGATAATCAAACGGGCTTCTTGGCCACATGGATTGGGGCTCCTTATTTTGGAAAAGGTTATAACCAACGAGCGAAGGAATCTTTTTTTGCCGAACTGTTTCTTGAACATCATATCGAAACGATATATTTGAAAGTTCGAAAACAAAATATTCGATCGAAGAAAGCGGTAGAAAAACTACAGTACGTCAAATTAGGAAATGATATAAAACAGCAAGTATATAAATCGATAAATAATACGCAACACAGCTATGATTTGTATTATGTGGAGCGGTCAGGCTTTTTAGAAAGCAGCGAAGACATGCAGCATGTGATTGCTACGTAA
- a CDS encoding YdeI/OmpD-associated family protein — protein MTVSNKMNPKVDAVVGRATKWHEEMEKLRTILLDCQLTEELKWGKPCYTFQDSNIVIIQGFKEYFALLFFKGALLTDPHGILVKTGENTKVGRQIRFNNTEEIVQMEPVLRAYIDEAIEVEKAGLKVEIKNTELDIPEEFQDKLDENPALKTAFYALTPGRQRAYAIYFSAPKQSKARESRVEKCIRQILDGKGLHDR, from the coding sequence ATGACAGTGAGTAATAAAATGAATCCCAAGGTTGACGCAGTTGTAGGTAGAGCCACAAAGTGGCATGAAGAAATGGAGAAATTGAGAACGATCCTGCTTGACTGTCAGCTGACCGAAGAATTGAAATGGGGTAAACCTTGTTACACGTTCCAGGATAGTAACATCGTGATCATACAAGGATTTAAAGAATATTTTGCGCTTCTGTTTTTCAAAGGTGCTTTGTTGACTGATCCCCATGGCATTCTAGTCAAAACGGGGGAGAATACGAAAGTAGGACGCCAGATTCGGTTTAACAATACCGAAGAAATCGTTCAGATGGAACCCGTATTAAGAGCCTATATTGATGAAGCCATTGAAGTGGAAAAAGCCGGTTTGAAAGTAGAAATCAAAAATACAGAACTCGATATTCCTGAAGAATTTCAAGATAAATTAGATGAAAATCCTGCCTTGAAAACAGCCTTTTACGCATTGACGCCGGGGCGGCAAAGAGCATACGCTATATATTTTTCTGCACCTAAGCAATCCAAAGCTCGGGAGTCGAGGGTTGAAAAATGTATTCGGCAAATTCTCGATGGAAAAGGATTACATGATCGGTGA
- a CDS encoding DUF6141 family protein produces the protein MVKSDDVFITYKEVKRFSYWIWLIIAPISILMWVGAFTQIIMGKPFGSKPANDITLLILWVIFGIIFPAAFYSIKYKIELNSERLLIGLLPFYKKKIRLDEIGSCKVVSINPLLEFGGWGLRFNGQKVGLMVKGNKGIEIILKNKEIYVIASERMEELYEQLNLKITN, from the coding sequence GTGGTTAAGTCAGATGATGTATTTATAACTTATAAAGAAGTTAAAAGATTCAGCTACTGGATATGGCTGATCATAGCACCAATTTCTATCCTCATGTGGGTTGGCGCCTTTACTCAGATCATTATGGGAAAACCTTTTGGTTCAAAACCAGCCAATGATATTACACTACTGATATTGTGGGTTATATTCGGAATTATTTTTCCGGCAGCATTTTACTCGATCAAATATAAAATTGAATTAAATAGTGAAAGATTACTTATAGGTTTATTGCCTTTTTATAAAAAGAAAATTAGGTTGGATGAAATTGGAAGTTGTAAAGTTGTATCAATTAACCCCCTACTAGAATTTGGCGGCTGGGGCTTAAGATTTAATGGACAGAAAGTAGGCTTAATGGTTAAAGGGAACAAGGGCATCGAAATAATATTAAAGAATAAAGAAATTTATGTAATTGCAAGTGAGAGAATGGAAGAACTGTATGAACAGCTGAATTTAAAGATAACTAATTGA